Proteins from one Piscinibacter lacus genomic window:
- the pcm gene encoding protein-L-isoaspartate O-methyltransferase, whose protein sequence is MASTRPRFPLPLDALRGGERPAPIARPGSQALLRPQAPLDAAARDRARQTVPAGLGLDSEQVRERLIGRLEAQGLRDPRVIAALRAVPRHLFVDSALAQQAYEDTSLPIGWGQTISKPSVVARMLELLIALQPAGRPLCLMEIGSGCGYQAAVMLNLGVSRLVSIERLRPLHEMAQARLAACRGDRLRLVHGDGRLGHAPLAPYDGIIAAAGGEALPEAWLAQLAPGGRLVAPVARSPGGPQCLAVVDRMADGRLVEQRHEAVLFVPLESGLA, encoded by the coding sequence ATGGCCTCGACCCGGCCCCGCTTCCCCCTGCCGCTGGATGCGTTGCGGGGCGGCGAGCGTCCTGCCCCGATCGCCCGGCCCGGCAGCCAGGCCTTGCTGCGTCCGCAAGCCCCGCTGGACGCCGCCGCGCGCGACCGCGCTCGGCAGACCGTGCCGGCCGGCCTGGGCCTGGATTCCGAGCAGGTCCGCGAGCGCCTGATCGGCCGGCTGGAGGCCCAGGGTCTGCGCGATCCGAGGGTCATCGCCGCCCTGCGCGCCGTGCCGCGCCACCTCTTCGTCGACAGCGCCTTGGCCCAGCAGGCCTATGAGGACACCAGCCTGCCGATCGGCTGGGGCCAGACGATCTCCAAGCCCTCGGTCGTCGCCCGCATGCTCGAGCTGCTGATCGCGCTTCAGCCCGCCGGCCGGCCGCTGTGCTTGATGGAGATCGGCAGCGGCTGCGGCTACCAGGCGGCGGTGATGCTGAACCTGGGCGTGAGCCGCCTGGTCAGCATCGAACGCCTGCGGCCGCTGCATGAGATGGCCCAGGCCCGGCTCGCGGCCTGCCGCGGCGACCGCCTGCGCCTGGTGCACGGCGATGGCCGGCTCGGCCATGCGCCGCTGGCGCCCTACGACGGCATCATTGCCGCGGCCGGCGGCGAGGCCTTGCCTGAGGCCTGGCTGGCCCAGCTTGCACCCGGTGGCCGGCTGGTCGCGCCCGTCGCGCGCAGCCCGGGCGGGCCGCAGTGCCTGGCCGTGGTGGATCGCATGGCCGATGGCCGCCTGGTCGAGCAGCGCCATGAAGCCGTGCTTTTTGTCCCCCTAGAATCCGGCCTCGCCTGA
- a CDS encoding peptidoglycan DD-metalloendopeptidase family protein has product MMPSTPFDPAPRGPRLKRHGLALGLMTLALLAACDTTPRRAPPVVDRNVGRPQPPVAGSPRPAAPVAGEPQAGDSDVATATPLGSPSSVKPQPPGWENAGKPGYFTVRPGDTLIRIALENGQNWRDIARWNNLTDPNRLEVGQVLRVLPPGSGAIALVTPPPAAPGLTAPGGALPAPAASGSSAPAAASAVPAAPAATPAGDDEPVWIWPASGPVLAGFDDARNKGLAIGGKAGDPVLAAADGRVVYAGAGLRGYGNLVIVKHNASYLSAYAHNQNLLVKEDQPVRKGQRIADMGSSDAERVQLHFEIRRMGKPVDPGRLLPAR; this is encoded by the coding sequence ATGATGCCCAGCACCCCGTTCGATCCGGCCCCCCGGGGCCCCCGCCTGAAGCGCCACGGTCTGGCCCTCGGCCTGATGACCCTGGCCCTGCTCGCCGCCTGCGACACCACGCCGCGCCGAGCGCCGCCCGTGGTCGACCGCAATGTCGGCCGGCCCCAGCCCCCTGTGGCCGGCAGCCCGCGCCCGGCTGCGCCGGTTGCGGGGGAGCCGCAAGCAGGCGATTCGGACGTGGCGACCGCCACGCCGCTGGGCAGCCCGTCCAGCGTCAAGCCGCAGCCGCCGGGCTGGGAGAACGCCGGCAAGCCGGGTTACTTCACCGTGCGGCCGGGCGACACCCTGATCCGCATTGCGCTGGAGAACGGCCAGAACTGGCGCGACATCGCGCGCTGGAACAACCTCACCGACCCGAACCGCCTGGAAGTCGGCCAGGTGCTGCGCGTGCTGCCGCCGGGCAGCGGCGCGATCGCCCTGGTCACGCCGCCGCCCGCAGCCCCGGGCCTGACGGCGCCGGGCGGCGCGCTGCCGGCGCCCGCGGCCAGCGGCAGCTCGGCCCCGGCGGCAGCCTCGGCCGTGCCTGCGGCACCGGCCGCCACCCCGGCGGGCGACGACGAGCCGGTCTGGATCTGGCCCGCCAGCGGGCCGGTGCTGGCCGGCTTCGACGACGCCCGCAACAAGGGCCTGGCCATCGGCGGCAAGGCCGGCGACCCGGTGCTGGCCGCGGCCGACGGCCGGGTGGTCTATGCCGGTGCCGGCCTGCGCGGCTACGGCAACCTGGTCATCGTCAAGCACAACGCCAGCTACCTCAGCGCCTACGCGCACAACCAGAACCTGCTGGTCAAGGAAGACCAGCCGGTGCGCAAGGGTCAGCGCATTGCCGACATGGGCAGCAGCGACGCCGAGCGCGTGCAACTGCACTTCGAGATCCGCCGCATGGGCAAGCCGGTCGATCCCGGCCGCCTGCTGCCGGCGCGCTGA
- a CDS encoding C1 family peptidase, whose protein sequence is MLYSMARRYDEFPGSVADEGSSARGALKGWFRHGVCRQALFDGLEPPATPLEHKEDWWLDAVCRPLGAYYRLDPKDLPDMHAALAETGALFVTAGCHAGWDELVFDKAQAPAKRLQDLPVIERKPGSAAHGGHAFAILGYDARGFIIQNSWGPTWGHHGQAVMSYEDWLENGWDCWVAQLGVVTHTHEALAKTGRLRLAAGPAGQARVTLARDPVLRDRELSPYILNMGNNGDLSNSGSFRTLPGDVESLMSVQLALAREAWGLSDEAPLDVCLYAHGGLVDEAAAADIAARWIPALYARRILPIFLMWETGFLDTLGHRIEDALKGRERSASRGLGESFERIWNRRLEQALARPGTALWGEMKQNAEAMSQVRRDATGQDKPLAEQAGLVQLWRHYQQAAGGQKLRLHLVGHSAGSIVASHMAAHLAGAGVPIESISFMAPAIRADAFRELLAPLLMSGAVRRFQTFHLDERTEEADHVGPYRRSLLYLLRESFEGGSTVPIAGLAIDWQAQLAPALQGAQAEVRVHSAPGETSRSLSHGGFDEDPPTMAGVLDFIRPDGG, encoded by the coding sequence ATGCTTTACAGCATGGCGCGGCGCTACGACGAGTTTCCCGGCTCGGTCGCCGACGAGGGCTCCAGCGCCCGCGGCGCGCTCAAGGGCTGGTTCCGCCACGGCGTGTGCCGCCAGGCGCTGTTCGATGGCCTGGAGCCGCCCGCCACCCCCTTGGAGCACAAGGAGGACTGGTGGCTCGACGCCGTGTGCCGGCCGCTGGGCGCCTACTACCGCCTCGACCCCAAGGACCTGCCCGACATGCATGCCGCGCTGGCCGAGACCGGCGCGCTCTTCGTCACCGCGGGCTGCCATGCCGGCTGGGATGAGCTCGTCTTCGACAAGGCCCAGGCGCCAGCCAAGCGCCTGCAAGACCTGCCGGTCATCGAGCGCAAGCCCGGCAGCGCGGCCCACGGCGGCCATGCCTTCGCCATCCTCGGCTACGACGCGCGAGGCTTCATCATCCAGAACTCCTGGGGGCCGACCTGGGGCCACCACGGCCAGGCGGTGATGAGCTACGAGGACTGGCTGGAGAACGGCTGGGACTGCTGGGTGGCCCAGCTCGGCGTGGTCACCCACACCCATGAGGCCCTGGCCAAGACGGGCCGCCTGCGGCTGGCGGCCGGCCCCGCCGGCCAGGCCCGCGTGACGCTGGCCCGCGACCCGGTGCTGCGCGACCGCGAGCTTTCGCCCTACATACTGAACATGGGCAACAACGGCGACCTGAGCAACAGCGGCAGCTTCCGCACCCTGCCGGGCGATGTCGAGTCGCTGATGAGCGTGCAGCTTGCGCTCGCCCGCGAGGCCTGGGGCCTGAGCGACGAAGCGCCGCTCGATGTCTGCCTCTATGCCCACGGTGGCCTGGTCGATGAGGCGGCGGCGGCCGACATTGCGGCACGCTGGATCCCCGCGCTCTATGCGCGGCGCATCCTGCCGATCTTCCTGATGTGGGAGACCGGCTTCCTCGACACCCTGGGCCACCGCATCGAGGATGCGCTCAAAGGCCGTGAGCGCAGTGCCAGCCGCGGCCTGGGCGAGAGCTTCGAGCGCATCTGGAACCGGCGCCTCGAACAGGCCCTGGCCCGACCCGGCACGGCGCTGTGGGGCGAAATGAAGCAGAACGCCGAGGCCATGAGCCAGGTCCGCCGCGACGCCACCGGCCAGGACAAGCCGCTGGCCGAACAGGCTGGCCTGGTGCAGCTTTGGCGCCACTACCAGCAGGCGGCGGGTGGGCAGAAGCTGCGCCTGCATCTGGTGGGGCATTCGGCGGGCAGCATCGTCGCCAGCCACATGGCCGCCCATCTGGCGGGGGCCGGCGTGCCGATCGAGTCGATCAGCTTCATGGCCCCGGCCATCCGGGCCGATGCCTTCCGCGAGCTGCTGGCCCCGCTGCTGATGTCCGGTGCGGTGCGGCGCTTCCAGACCTTCCACCTCGACGAGCGCACCGAGGAGGCCGACCATGTCGGCCCCTACCGCCGCTCCTTGCTCTACCTGCTGCGCGAATCCTTCGAGGGCGGCAGCACGGTGCCGATCGCCGGCCTGGCGATCGACTGGCAGGCCCAGCTTGCCCCCGCGCTGCAGGGCGCCCAAGCCGAAGTGCGGGTGCACAGCGCGCCGGGCGAAACCAGCCGCAGCCTGTCGCACGGTGGCTTCGACGAAGACCCGCCGACGATGGCCGGGGTGCTGGACTTCATCCGGCCGGACGGGGGCTGA
- the surE gene encoding 5'/3'-nucleotidase SurE, with amino-acid sequence MRILVSNDDGYLAPGLAALVEACRAYGEVDVVAPEANASGTSNALTLQRPLTVQTAANGFRYVNGTPSDCVHVALTGLLPQRPDLVVSGINNGENMGDDTLYSGTIAAATEAYLFGIPAIAFSLQHRGWTGLDTAAAVAHELIGRVLRRPPSAGPWLLNVNVPQRPLADLAGWKLTRLGKRHASEPVIRQLNPRGDPIYWIGAAGGAREAGEGTDFHAVETGHVSITPLQVDLTDHAGLPGWSGWLQG; translated from the coding sequence ATGCGCATCCTGGTCAGCAACGACGACGGTTATCTCGCCCCCGGCCTGGCCGCCCTGGTCGAGGCCTGCCGGGCCTACGGCGAGGTCGACGTGGTCGCCCCCGAGGCCAATGCCAGCGGCACCTCCAACGCCCTGACCCTGCAACGGCCCCTGACCGTGCAGACGGCGGCCAATGGCTTCCGCTATGTCAACGGCACGCCCTCGGACTGCGTGCACGTGGCGCTCACCGGCTTGCTGCCGCAGCGGCCGGACCTGGTCGTCTCGGGCATCAACAACGGCGAGAACATGGGGGACGACACCCTCTACTCCGGCACCATCGCCGCGGCGACCGAGGCCTATCTCTTCGGCATCCCGGCGATCGCCTTCTCGCTGCAGCACCGGGGCTGGACCGGGCTCGACACCGCCGCCGCCGTGGCCCATGAGCTGATCGGCCGCGTGCTGCGGCGCCCGCCCTCGGCCGGCCCCTGGCTGCTGAACGTGAACGTGCCGCAGCGCCCGCTGGCCGATCTGGCCGGCTGGAAGCTGACGCGCCTGGGCAAGCGCCACGCCAGCGAGCCGGTGATCCGCCAGCTCAACCCGCGCGGCGATCCCATCTACTGGATCGGCGCGGCGGGCGGGGCGCGCGAGGCCGGCGAGGGCACCGATTTCCATGCCGTCGAGACCGGCCATGTCTCGATCACCCCGCTCCAGGTGGACCTGACCGACCATGCCGGCCTGCCCGGCTGGTCGGGCTGGCTGCAGGGCTGA
- a CDS encoding glutathione S-transferase family protein yields the protein MLTVHHLEHSRSHRILWLLEELGLQYTLVVHRRDPKTLLAPDSLRAVHPLGKSPLVVEDGEVLAESGAIVEILHARHGQGRLRPPPGTAEDRRCTYWLHFAEGSAMPPLVMDLVFGRIRSAPMPFFAKPIARALADKVQQGWLAPQVEAQLDTMEAELARGGPYFAGQAFSLADLMMGYPVDAACQQPERLARRPRLAAWQAAMHARPAYRQALRIGGPLFPGMPPGRKSC from the coding sequence ATGCTGACCGTTCACCACCTCGAACACTCGCGCTCGCACCGCATCCTCTGGCTGCTGGAAGAGCTGGGCCTGCAGTACACCCTGGTGGTCCACCGCCGCGACCCCAAGACTCTGCTGGCGCCCGACAGCCTGCGGGCCGTACATCCCCTCGGCAAGTCGCCGCTGGTCGTGGAGGACGGCGAGGTGCTCGCCGAATCCGGCGCCATCGTCGAGATCCTGCATGCCCGCCACGGCCAGGGCCGCTTGCGCCCGCCGCCCGGCACGGCCGAGGACCGGCGCTGCACCTACTGGCTGCACTTCGCCGAAGGCTCGGCCATGCCGCCGCTGGTCATGGACCTGGTCTTCGGCCGCATCCGCAGCGCGCCCATGCCCTTCTTCGCCAAGCCCATCGCCCGAGCCCTGGCCGACAAGGTGCAGCAGGGCTGGCTGGCGCCGCAGGTCGAGGCGCAGCTCGACACCATGGAGGCCGAACTCGCCCGCGGCGGCCCCTATTTCGCCGGCCAGGCCTTCAGCCTGGCCGACCTGATGATGGGCTATCCGGTCGATGCCGCCTGCCAGCAGCCCGAGCGGCTGGCCCGGCGCCCGCGCCTGGCGGCCTGGCAGGCGGCGATGCACGCGCGGCCGGCCTACCGGCAGGCCTTGCGGATCGGCGGTCCGCTGTTTCCGGGCATGCCGCCCGGCCGCAAGTCGTGCTGA
- a CDS encoding zinc-dependent metalloprotease, which produces MTLPAVPLPSPLGLLRLPALAFLMLTGCASLPAGPAGAVDAPQAAGAAGAVGAAAPAAAASAPGAPTLARAGAEAPAAGAPPAFAVVSRGAETLPGLLTVWRKDERHWIELRPEDFERQFFLSPKIATGIGSAGVYGGLMASSSGQSVGRPQIVQFRKVGNLVQLLALNSAFIAPGEGVAAKAALQAGYSPSLIASAALASSPHSERKSVLVDLGLLFQGDLAGIGAALQRSYRQSYAHDTRNSALVRLRNAEGLLAFEMRNHYAASSLASPGAPGAPAPSLPPTLPELRSLFVTLHYSLTPLPAEPLRPRRADARIGHFVTTVHDVADELPRSPKRRHVNRWRLEKQDPQAAMSPPKKPITFWIDRSVPLRYRDSLRAGILEWNKAFAAIGFQDAIRVEQQPDDAAFDTLDGDKASVRWMSNAEASFGAIGPSHVDPRSGEILDADIAFESLSSRALRTLRSQLLGPTAAASEGSDHAGHDPAMCQHGDHAAEQLGYALDLLSSRGDLDPDSPEAEAFVQAYLKDVAMHEVGHALGLRHNFRASTIYTEAQLADPAFTAVHGQTGSVMEYAPVHLAPAGQPQPEPFQSTLGPYDYWAVEYAYKPLAPEEEEAELQRIAARSAEPQLAFATDEDNAVGLDPEAQVFDLGADPIVHARKRFALARELIQRQGQRALRSDQDYSVLRRSVAYALRDMGRVSTVLLRQIGGVRTLRDHPGSGRDPLQPLPAATQREALGLLIQQVLAPDALQLAPALLRRMAPDFAERQDALRLGGPVTTDYPLTAAVLDLQRGVLAPVYSDALASRLLDAHEKLDAGQERLGLAELYQRIGRAVWGDLDGTADLPPLRRELQRDQVNRLAGLLLRPASLSRADARSLLRQEALGLRQAVEARLARPGLGAEARAHLQDTLETLRQALDATTLRAGG; this is translated from the coding sequence ATGACCCTGCCTGCCGTCCCCCTGCCGTCCCCCCTCGGCCTGCTTCGTCTGCCGGCGCTGGCTTTCCTGATGCTCACGGGCTGCGCCAGCCTGCCGGCCGGCCCGGCCGGGGCGGTGGATGCGCCCCAGGCGGCCGGTGCTGCCGGTGCTGTGGGGGCCGCGGCCCCGGCGGCTGCGGCTTCCGCCCCGGGCGCGCCCACGCTGGCGCGGGCCGGTGCCGAAGCCCCGGCGGCCGGCGCGCCGCCCGCCTTCGCCGTGGTCAGCCGGGGGGCCGAGACCCTGCCCGGCCTGCTGACCGTGTGGCGCAAGGACGAGCGGCACTGGATCGAGCTGCGGCCGGAGGACTTCGAGCGGCAGTTCTTCCTCAGTCCCAAGATCGCCACCGGCATCGGCAGCGCCGGGGTCTATGGCGGCCTGATGGCGAGCAGTTCGGGCCAGTCGGTGGGTCGGCCGCAGATCGTGCAGTTCCGCAAGGTCGGCAACCTGGTGCAGTTGCTCGCGCTCAACAGCGCCTTCATCGCGCCTGGCGAGGGGGTGGCGGCCAAGGCCGCGCTCCAGGCCGGTTACTCGCCCAGCCTGATTGCCAGTGCGGCGCTGGCGAGTTCGCCGCATTCGGAGCGCAAGTCGGTGCTGGTCGACCTGGGCCTGCTCTTCCAGGGCGACCTGGCCGGCATCGGCGCGGCCTTGCAGCGCAGCTACCGCCAGTCCTATGCCCACGACACGCGCAACTCGGCCCTGGTCCGCCTGCGCAATGCCGAGGGCCTGCTGGCCTTCGAGATGCGCAACCACTACGCCGCCTCCAGCCTGGCCAGCCCCGGCGCCCCGGGCGCGCCCGCGCCCAGCCTGCCGCCGACGCTGCCCGAGCTGCGCAGCCTCTTCGTGACCCTGCACTACTCGCTGACCCCGCTGCCGGCCGAGCCCCTGCGCCCGCGCCGGGCCGATGCCCGCATCGGCCATTTCGTCACCACCGTGCATGACGTGGCCGACGAGCTGCCGCGCTCGCCCAAGCGCCGTCATGTGAACCGCTGGCGGCTGGAGAAGCAGGATCCGCAGGCCGCGATGTCGCCGCCGAAGAAGCCCATCACCTTCTGGATCGACCGCAGCGTGCCGCTGCGCTACCGCGACAGCCTGCGCGCCGGCATCCTCGAATGGAACAAGGCCTTTGCGGCGATCGGCTTCCAGGACGCGATCCGCGTCGAGCAGCAGCCCGACGACGCCGCCTTCGACACCCTGGACGGCGACAAGGCCTCGGTGCGCTGGATGAGCAATGCCGAAGCGAGCTTTGGCGCCATCGGCCCCAGCCATGTCGACCCGCGTAGCGGCGAGATCCTCGATGCCGACATCGCCTTCGAGAGCCTCAGCTCGCGCGCCCTGCGCACCCTGCGCTCGCAACTGCTCGGCCCGACGGCTGCTGCGTCCGAAGGCTCGGACCACGCCGGCCACGACCCCGCGATGTGCCAGCACGGCGACCATGCGGCCGAGCAGCTCGGCTATGCCCTGGACCTGCTGTCCAGCCGCGGCGACCTGGACCCCGACAGCCCCGAGGCCGAGGCCTTCGTGCAGGCCTACCTCAAGGACGTGGCCATGCACGAGGTCGGCCATGCCCTGGGGCTGCGCCACAACTTCCGCGCCTCGACCATCTACACCGAGGCGCAGCTCGCCGACCCGGCCTTCACCGCCGTGCACGGCCAGACGGGCTCGGTGATGGAGTACGCACCGGTCCATCTCGCCCCGGCGGGCCAGCCGCAGCCCGAACCCTTCCAGAGCACGCTCGGCCCCTACGACTACTGGGCCGTCGAGTACGCCTACAAGCCGCTCGCGCCCGAGGAGGAAGAGGCCGAGCTGCAGCGCATCGCCGCGCGCAGCGCCGAGCCCCAGCTTGCCTTCGCGACCGACGAGGACAACGCGGTCGGGCTCGACCCGGAGGCCCAGGTCTTTGACCTCGGCGCCGATCCCATCGTCCACGCGCGCAAGCGCTTCGCGCTGGCCCGCGAGCTGATCCAGCGCCAGGGCCAGCGCGCCCTGCGCAGCGACCAGGACTATTCGGTGCTGCGCCGCTCGGTCGCCTATGCCCTGCGCGACATGGGCCGGGTGTCGACCGTGCTGCTGCGCCAGATCGGCGGCGTGCGCACCCTGCGCGACCATCCCGGCAGCGGCCGCGACCCCCTGCAGCCCCTGCCGGCGGCCACCCAGCGCGAGGCCCTGGGCCTGCTCATCCAGCAGGTGCTGGCGCCGGATGCCTTGCAGCTTGCGCCCGCGCTGCTGCGCCGCATGGCGCCGGACTTTGCCGAGCGGCAGGACGCCTTGCGCCTGGGCGGCCCGGTCACGACCGATTACCCGCTGACAGCCGCCGTGCTGGACTTGCAGCGCGGCGTGCTGGCGCCCGTATACAGCGATGCGCTGGCCAGCCGCCTGCTGGACGCTCACGAGAAGCTCGACGCCGGCCAGGAGCGACTGGGCCTGGCCGAGCTCTACCAGCGCATCGGTCGCGCCGTCTGGGGCGATCTCGACGGCACGGCCGACCTGCCGCCGCTGCGCCGCGAACTGCAGCGCGACCAGGTCAACCGCCTGGCCGGTCTGCTGCTGCGCCCGGCGTCGCTGAGCCGCGCCGATGCGCGCAGCCTGCTGCGCCAGGAGGCCCTGGGCCTGCGCCAGGCCGTCGAGGCCCGACTGGCCCGGCCCGGCCTGGGCGCCGAGGCCCGGGCCCATCTGCAGGACACGCTGGAAACCCTGCGCCAGGCGCTGGACGCGACGACGCTGCGGGCCGGCGGCTGA